The following are from one region of the Haemophilus parainfluenzae genome:
- a CDS encoding P22AR C-terminal domain-containing protein, with translation MTNSNLIPVFNGLIQNQPVQLCNARELHSFLEIQTRYNDWVKNRINEYGFIQDEDYLVITERTNGRPRKEYHITLDMGKELGMVERNERGRQIRKYFIECERRASQPKQIALPEPENKFTFEFTEYELQQLAWLWFAFKRGVGTFQHIEKAFNVLGSNMSSQIYGQAYEYLSVLRSTNQILNRITNDFDIDQMTNWRVLKHLRDFNPKAVKIDF, from the coding sequence ATGACAAACTCAAACTTAATTCCTGTTTTTAACGGTTTAATTCAAAATCAACCTGTTCAACTTTGCAACGCTCGTGAACTTCACTCATTTCTAGAAATACAAACTCGTTACAATGATTGGGTTAAAAACCGCATCAACGAATATGGGTTTATCCAAGATGAAGACTACCTCGTCATCACCGAACGCACCAACGGACGCCCACGCAAGGAATATCACATCACCCTCGATATGGGCAAAGAACTCGGTATGGTCGAAAGAAACGAACGAGGCAGACAAATCCGCAAATACTTTATCGAATGCGAACGTAGAGCAAGCCAACCAAAACAAATCGCATTGCCAGAACCCGAAAATAAATTCACCTTTGAATTTACCGAGTACGAATTACAACAACTTGCCTGGTTATGGTTTGCTTTCAAACGTGGTGTAGGCACATTCCAACATATCGAAAAAGCCTTTAACGTTTTAGGCTCAAATATGAGTTCTCAAATCTACGGACAGGCTTACGAATATTTAAGCGTTCTACGCTCAACCAATCAAATCTTAAATCGCATCACCAATGATTTTGATATCGACCAAATGACAAATTGGCGTGTATTAAAACACTTGCGAGACTTTAATCCAAAAGCCGTAAAAATCGACTTTTAA